The DNA sequence CCCGTCACCCTCGAGCCGCGCTTCCGGGTGATCGGCGTCGACAAGTGGTCGGACGAGGACGGCTTTGCCGAGGCTGCCGCCTCCGTCGGCGTCACCGGCATCTGCGGCTCGGCAATCATCGAGATCGTCGCCGAAATGTACCTCTCCGGCATCATCTCACAGGACGGCGTCGTCGATGGCGCGATGGCGGAAAAGAGCCCGCGCATCATCCCGAACGGCCGCACCTTCTCCTACCTGCTGCATGACGGCGAACCGCGCATCACCGTGACGCAGAACGATATCCGCGCCATCCAGCTTGCAAAGGCCGCGCTTTACGCCGGCATCAAGCTGCTCATGGAAAAGCTCGATATCGAGCATGTCGACACCATCCGCTTTGCCGGCGCCTTCGGCTCGTTCATCGATCCGAAATACGCCATGGTCCTGGGCCTGATACCGGACTGCGACCTCGACGAGGTCAAGGCCGTCGGCAATGCCGCCGGTACCGGCGCGCTGATGGCGCTGCTTAACCGCGGCCACCGCCGCGAGATCGAGCAAACCGTAAGCAAAATCGAGAAGATAGAGACGGCGCTTGAATCAAAGTTTCAGGAGCACTTCGTCAACGCCATGGCAATGCCGAACAAGGTCGACGCCTTCCCGAAGCTCGCGACGGTGGTGACCTTGCCGGAGCGCAAGGTGGGCAGCGATGATGGCGAGGGTGGTGGACGCCGGCGGCGGCGCAGCCGGGAGTAGGACCAAACAAACGCGGCCCTGCGCTCGAAGGCGCGCCTTCTGCCCGTCATCCCAAGGCGCCCACCAGCGACCGGCGCAATGGCCCGCCTCGACGGTCATGAATGACGAGTGAGACGGTCTCGAACAGGACTTCAATGGTTATGTCGTTGAAGGAAATGAGCCAGAATCTGGGATTGAGCCCCGTCCATTTGGCAGCCTCGTCGCCGCCCGCGACTTCATTGAACTCCCACGGCTGGATCGGATATCTGCATCCCGGCAGACCATCGACATTCATCGGCGTAACTTGAAGGTTGATAACGTCATCAAACCTGAGGACGACGTTGCCACCGCCGCTGCGGGGCTTCATAGCAAATGAGAGCGCTATTTCCGTCATAGAACACGAGGGGATTTGCAACTGTTCCCAATTCCGGAAAAGCCTCGGGCGGTATTGATACTTGCATGATTTGATGGCGCGCTCAACTTCGGGTAACGACGAGATCGTTCCGGTCAGCCGCCCCTTTGTCAATGCCTTCGGCCGCCCCGGTTACGGCAGCCTGAGGCGGCCTTGCCGCATCCTGCTCTTCGGCGATGTGGACGCATGGAGATTTCAGCTTGCCTTAATCCCGATGGCGGGCGAACGTCACCCGACCTGTATTTTCGCGAACTGGCATCCAACACCGATGAACAACAAGATTCTCGACACCCTGACCGGCATGTATTTCACCGTCGACGACCCGGATGGCACCTACGGCACCGGCCAGGTCATTCGCCTCGCCGCCGAAGGCATCTATTTCATCCGCTACGACGGCAACGAGGTGGAACTGCCGATGGAGTTGGTCTCGATCGGCGAGATGCTGCAGACCACCGAAGAGGACTACAAACTCTGGAGGTTCTTCGATACGACCGAGGAACGAGACAAGTGGATCGAGTGGCTGGATGCACCGTCGAAGCCAAGGGTGATCTCGCTGGTGCGACCGACGCCAAACAAGTAACGAGCGCTCAGACGCCGGGCCAATTGCTCCGAGCGCGTGCGATCGGACTTTTGCAGCCCGGTCGCCTCATGAAGACGGCCACCGGGGTTCAAGCCGATGGCCGTCGTAGATCAGGAGCGCCGCTCAATAATAGGGCGACACGCATTCCTGGCGCGGCCCGTAGTAGGGCTGGAAGGTATTGTCGTAGGCGTTGTACGAGCGGTAACGGTCGTAGCACCATTCGACATGCGCAGACGGCGCGTTGGAATAGACCCTGCGGGGTGGCTGCGCGATTGCGCCGCCGATGACCACGCCGGCCCCGAATGCGGCCAGCGGATACCACCAGCCATCGCTGTGCCGACGGTAGCCGTCACGACGGTAACGGTAGCCCTCGTAGCCATTGTAATAGCCGTAACGTGGGCCCGCATTGTAACGGTTGCCGCCGTAACGGTAGCCGTTATACCCGCGCTTGTGCGGCGGGCCGCCGTAGTGACCGGGCTTGTGGTGGACCAGCTCGACCGGTTGCGAAGCTGACTGCCCCACTGAAACGGGGGACATGGGCACGGCCTGCGCAGAGACCGCCGACAGTGCCGTAGCCGCGGCTACGAGGACTGCACCTATTCTCTTCATGACATCATCCATCAGTTTTTCGTCGGGCCATTTTCGGGAATCCGCCATGAACCTGAGATGAACGTGCGCGGCCAGCCCCGGCAGTGGGCCTTAAAGCGCAGGTAACCATGGCAAGATTTCACGTCCTCGATCACCGCCGAAATACGGCAGCTGCCGTATGTCGCTGGAGCGGTGCCGGTTCTATGTCGAGGCTCTCGCGCCTGTTGCGCGTGGCTTGAACCGAGGAGACACCCCATGAGGATCATCATTGCCGCAACGGCATCGCTCGCACTTGCGAGCGCTGCCTTCGCTGCCATTTCGCCTGTGCCCGCCGAAAAGCAGCCCGTCGCCAAGACCGTCGGAACATTGGAACTTGCCGACGGGGGCAAGAAGCACACGAACCCCACGAGTGGCAAGACCAATCAAAATCGCCAAACCGGCAAGCGGTCTTACTACGACTGACATCATGAAGGGCGGCTGCGGCCGCCCTTTATGCTTGACGGCCGTCACCAGCACGACGGGCCCGAATTCACGACAGACGAACTGCCGTCGACCGACAGCCTCTCATCCCGCCTTCGCGACAAACGCGGCCAGCAGCCCCGCCCAACCGCCTTCGGAATCGAGCGACGCACGGGCCTCTTCCGCCTTCGCCCCGTAGTTCGAGAGGTTTCGGTGCTCCAGCCGCACGGTGGTGCCGCCGTCCGTCGCAGGTTCGAACGTGACTTCCACCTCGGTCCGGAAGCCCGGATCGAAGGTCCATTCGGCATTGAGCTGCCAGGCAAAGAGGATGCGGTTCGGCGGCTCGCAGGCGAGCACCCTGCCCCACTCCTTCTCCTCGCCCGACATGCCGATCTCATACCAGCGCCCGCCGGCCCGAGGCTCGACGACAACGGTCTTCTGGCCGCTTGTGGTCAGGCTGTGGGTCTTCAGCCACCAGTCGCCCATATGGGCCGTGAAGATCTCGAAGGCGCGCTCCGCCGGAGCGCTGACGAGCACCGATTTCCGCACCGGGACCGGCTCGATCACTTGCATGTGCTGCCTCCCATTGATCGTCACAGGTCGCAAGGCCGCAGGTCGCGCTGTTATGGCCGGCTGCCATCCTCTGGACGAAACAGTTGATGGTCATCGATCATCGAGCAAGCGGCAAGCTTTCGCCAGCAGAACCGGTCGAGCCCTTTCCGCAAGCGTCAGGTCGATTGGGTCTTTGGAGCAATTACGCCTCTGGACGACAGGCCCGTTGGCTCCCAGCCCGCTTGCTGCACCGACGGCGGCGCATGCCAGTGAAGTGGGCCGATCGGCATCAGGCCGGAAGCACCACGTAGACAACAAAAAAGGCCGGGGCGAAACCGCACCGACCTTCCTCATCATCGCTCTTACACCAGTGCCAGTACATCCGTGGTCAAAAGTCTGAAGCGACGCGGCGATTGCGAGCGGCGAGAATTTTCAGCGCTCATAAGCAATACCGATGGCCGGGTGTATACGGGCCGATTGTGTTCGAAACAAGTTCGGAAATGACAAAAGCGCCGCGCATTCGAGGAACGCGCGGCGCTTGAGTGATGGCGGTGGCGGCTGCAGCTTATTGCGGCGTCAGGTCGAAGCCGAACCACTTTTCCGACAGGCGCTTGATCGTGCCATCGGCCTTGGCGGCGGCAATGGCGTCGTCGAACAGTGCCTTCAGTTCCGGGTCGGTCTTGCGCAGGCCGACGGAGCTGCCGGCGCCGAGGAAGCCGCCCTGGAAGCGCGGGCCGGTGATGACCATGTCGCTGTTGGCCGGCTTTGCGACCGTGGTCTTCAGGTAGCCCATCGAGGCCATAACGAAATCGACGCGGCCGGCGACGAGATCGAGGTCGTGCTGCTCGGTCGTCTTGTATTCGCGCACCTCGACGACGTCCTTCAGGTATTCGTCGATGAAGCGTGCCGCGATCGAGGCGGTCTGGACACCGATGGTCTTTCCTTCGATCAAGGGCTTCAATTCATCGACCGCCTTGCGCGCGCCCGCCTCGTTGGAAGCGAGCGAGAACAGTTCGCCCTTCATCGGCAGCGTTTCCAGATCGCCGCCCTTCAGCGTGGCGAAGGCCTGGCCGGTGCTGCCATAGGAAACCGAGAAGTCGATGACTTCCTTGCGCTTTTCGGTTGCCGACATGCCGGCCATGATGGCGTCGAACTTGCCGGCGTTGAGCGCCGGGATCAGGCCGTCGAAGGACTGGGCGATGACGGTGCACTCGACCTTCATGTGGTCGCAGAGAATCTTGCTGAGCTCGATCTCATAGCCGTCGAGTGTGCCGTCCGCCTTGGTCAGGTTATAGGGCGGAAAGGCGCCTTCGGTGGCAATCGTGACCTTCGTCCACTTCTTGTCCTCGGCCTGAGCCGGCATGGACATCAGCCCCGCGGCAACGGCAAGCGCCGAAGCCATGATTGCGGTCGTCTTCTTCATTACAGCATTCCCCTTTTTGTGGATGTTGATTGGTGGTTTCGTAGCGATTGCCCAGCCGCAGCCGGCGCAATCAACTCTTGATGAACTGGCGGAAGCGTTCGGACTTCGAACGGGTGAAGACCTCGTGCGGCGGCCCCTCCTCCTCGATCGTGCCCTTGTGCACGAACACGACGCGGCTCGAGACATCGCGGGCAAAGCCCATCTCGTGGGTCACGACCAGCATGGTGCGCCCCTCCTCGGCAAGGCCACGCATGACGCGCAGCACCTCGCCGACGAGCTCCGGATCGAGTGCCGAGGTCGGCTCGTCAAACAGCATCGCCTTTGGCCGCATGGCAAGCGCCCGGGCGATCGCGGCGCGCTGCTGCTGGCCGCCGGAGAGATGCGAGGGATAGTGGTTGCGCTTGTCGGCGATGCCGACCTTGGCAAGCAGCGCCTCGGCCTCCTCGATCGCCTCTGTGCGCGGACGCTTCAGCACATGCACCGGCGCCTCGATGACGTTTTCGAGCACGGTCTTGTGGGACCAGAGATTGAAGCTCTGGAACACCATGCCGAGTTCGGAGCGAATGCGGTCCACCTGCCTTTGGTCGGCCGGGCGGCTGCGCCCATCGCTTGAGCTCTTCAGCCGGATCGCCTCGCCGGCGACCTCGATCGTGCCCGAATTCGGCACTTCCAGCATGTTGATGCAGCGAAGCAGCGTCGACTTGCCGGAGCCCGAGGATCCGAGAATGGAAATCACCTCGCCCTCGCGCGCATCGAGCGACACGCCTTTGAGCACCTCGACTGGGCCGAAGCTCTTGTGAAGATCGTGCACGCGGATGGCAACCGGTGCGGTGAAGGCAGCGGACATGTTCAATGGGCTTCTCCCTTGAGTTGGGCAGAGATCGCCAGCGGCGCGCGCAGTTGCGGGTTCAGCCTGTGTTCGGCGAAAGCGACAAGCCGGGTCAGTGCGAAATTGATGGCGAGATAGATGAACCCCGCGACGACGAAGACCTCGATCACCCGGTAGCTCTCCGAAATCAGCTTGGCAGCAACGCCGGTGATCTCCATCAGCGTGATGATCGAGGCGAGCGAGGTCGCCTTGACCATGGAGATCATCTCGTTGCCATAACCGGGCAGCGCCTGGCGAAGGGCCTGCGGCATGACGATGCGACGGAAGATCATGAAGCGTCCCATGCCGCAGGCCCTTGCTGCCTCGACCTGGCCGTGCGGCACCGAGATGAGCCCGCCGCGGATGATCTCGCTGGCATAGGCGGCCGTGTTCAGCATCAGCGCCAGCACCGCGCACCAGTAGGGCTCCCTGAGGAGCGGCCAGAAAATGCTGTGGCGCACGGCCGGAAACTGGCTGAGACCGTAATAGATCAGGAAGATCTGCACGAGCAGCGGCGTTCCGCGGAACAGGAACACGTAAGTGCGGGCAAAGAGATCGAGCGCGAGAATGCCCGACAGACGCGCAAGCGCCAGCCCGAGAGCCAGGACCGAACCCAGCGCAATCGACGTCGCGGCGAGCTCCAGCGTCAGCGGCAGCGCCGCAAGCAGGCTCCAGAAGGTTTCAAGCGCGAATTTGATATCCATCAGCCCCTCCTGACGCCGCGCGAGAACCGGCGCTCCGTGGCCTGAAGAACGAGGCCCGAGACCGTGGAAATGGCGAGATAGATCATTGCCGCGATGAAGAAGAAGTCGAACGGACGGCTGGTCGATCCGGCGCCGATCTGCGCCTGGCGCAAGAGTTCGACGACGCCCGTAACCGAGACCAGCGCCGATTCCTTCAGCACCACCTGCCAGACATTGCCGAGCCCCGGTAGCGCATAGCGCAGTGTCAGCGGCGCGGTGATGCGGCGGAACTTGAGGAGCCGCCCCATGCCGCAGGCGGTCGCCGCCTCGAGTTCGCCCGGATGCACGGCGCGAAAGGCGCCGCGATAGACCTCGGTCTGCTGGGCGCCCGAGGTGATGCCGACCGCAAGCGCACCGGCAATGAAGCCCGGGAAGCTGACGAACCCCTCCGCGCCAAACAATTGGCCGATCGCGGTCACCACGGCGCTGCCGCCGAAATAGAAGAGGTAGATGACCAATAGGTCAGGGATGCCGCGAAGGACGGTGGTATAGGTCTCGGCGCACCTGCGCACGATCGGGCCGCCGGAGATCTTCGCCCAGGCACCGAAGGTGCCGATGACGCCGCCGATCACAAAACCTGCGATCGCGATCAGGATCGTCATCCACGCGCCGGCCGCAAGCGCCGGCCCCCAGCCGTCCGCCCCGAAGCTGATGATGTCAAGGAAACCGGGCTCAGTCATCGCAGCGCCTCCCTTCGCTCGTCGATCGATGACTTAACCATGGCTCACCCCGGGGATCGGCGGGTCGACATCGTCAGGGATGGGATTGACGAAGGGCGTGCCCTCCAGCCTTGCCGCATGGTCGGCCTTGGCGGCGGCAATCAGCGCCGGATCGAGGATCAGTTCGACCGCGGTGCTCGCCATCACCTTGGCCGCATGCTCCATGCCCTTGTGGGCGGCCGGCAGCTTGCCCTGCGCGACCAGCTGCCAGGAATGACCGGGCGTGCCGATCGCGTAGGTGGCGCCACGCATCTGCACCGTCGGCACCACCCAGCTGACCGTCCCGACATCGGTGGAGCCGACCAGCGTTCCGGCGCCGTTCTCGGGCGGGAAAATCGTGTCGCAGAGCGCGACGCCCCGGCGCAGTTTCAGGCCAAACCGCTCGAAAGCAGACGCGATGTCCTCGCCGGTAAAGGTCTCCTGGAACTTTGCCGCCATGTTGCGGTCGTCCGCATCGAACGCGGGCGGCCCCAAGTGCTCGAGCTGGCGATGCATCAGCGCCTCGAGCGGCGTGTTGCCGACAAGGTTGGCGTCGCCGCTGACGATCTCGTCCGTGACCGTTGTTCCTGTCATCAGCGCTGCGCCCTTCGCCACGCTGCGGACCCGTTCGACGAGGTCCAGCAGTTCCGGCAGGCTGCGGGCGCGAACAAGATAGCGCGCCTTCGCCCGTGCCTGGACCACGTTCGGCGCATTGCCGCCCGTGTCCGTCACTGCATAGTGGATGCGGGCCGAAGACGGCATGTGCTCACGCAGATAGTTGACCCCGACATTCATCAGTTCAAGCGCATCGAGCGCGCTGCGGCCGAGATGGGGTGCGGCCGACGCATGCGACGCCCGGCCGCTGAAGCGGAAGTCGAGCTCGTTGCAGGCGAGCGAAATCGGGTTGTTGACGCCGGCAAAGGGTGCCGGATGCCAGGAGATCGCGATATCGACATCGTCGAACACGCCGGCGCGCACCATGAAGCCCTTGGACGAGCCGCCCTCTTCCGCCGGGCAGCCGTAATAGCGGACCCGCCCCTTGATGCCGTTCAAGGCGAGATAGTCCTTGACGGCGGTCGCCGCCATCATCGAGCCGGCACCGAGCAGATTGTGCCCGCAGCCATGGCCGTTGCCGCCTTCGGTGAGCGGCCGCTCCTCGGCAACACCCGCCGCCTGGCTCAGCCCCGGCAGCGCGTCGAACTCGCCGAGGATGGCGATCACCGGCCCGCCCTCGCCCGCCTCGCCCATCACTGCCGTCGGCATGCCGGCGATGCCGCGCGACACGCGAAAGCCCTCGGCCTCCAGCAGACGCGCATGCTCGGCCGACGAGGAAAACTCCTCATAGTTGGTTTCGGGCGTATCCCAGACCCGATCGCTGAGCACGAAAAACCGCTCGCGCTTGGCTTCGAGGAGATCCCAGACGGCATCGGCATTTTTCATCGTTTACTAACTTCCGCAACAATAGTAACCAGAATTGGCGCCAATTTATGATGTCATTTTTGGATACACAAGAGGGTCATGAAACATTTCGGCCGATGTGCACAACAGCGAAACGCGGACAAGGAAAGCCACTCTCACGCATTGAATTGTCCGGGACAGCATCATAGTTTCTCCAAAAATGGAGCCAATTTCGCTGCGGCAGGCGACGTGCGAGACGCGCTGGCGACGTGCGAGACGCGCCGGCGACGTGCAAGACGCGCCGGCGACGTGAGCCACGCGGCAGACATAGTGCGACAAGAGAGTGTATGGCAGGAATGAGCGACGATCTGACGGAAATGCTGGCGCCCGAGGAAAAGCCCGAGGAGCGGAAGGATGTCACCGATCTCCTGCTGCACGACATCCTGACCGGGACCTTGCCGGCCGGCACCTGGCTGAAGCAGATCGACCTGGAGCGCCGCTACGATTGCACCCGGCCCGAAGTGCGGCGCGCGCTCGACCGGCTGTCGCAGAAACGCCTGGTGCAGCACAATCCCAACCGCGGCTACCAGGTCTATGAGCTCGACGACCAGCGCACGCGCGAGATCAGCGACATCCGCGTGATCCTTGA is a window from the Ensifer adhaerens genome containing:
- a CDS encoding BA14K family protein, translated to MKRIGAVLVAAATALSAVSAQAVPMSPVSVGQSASQPVELVHHKPGHYGGPPHKRGYNGYRYGGNRYNAGPRYGYYNGYEGYRYRRDGYRRHSDGWWYPLAAFGAGVVIGGAIAQPPRRVYSNAPSAHVEWCYDRYRSYNAYDNTFQPYYGPRQECVSPYY
- a CDS encoding SRPBCC family protein; translation: MQVIEPVPVRKSVLVSAPAERAFEIFTAHMGDWWLKTHSLTTSGQKTVVVEPRAGGRWYEIGMSGEEKEWGRVLACEPPNRILFAWQLNAEWTFDPGFRTEVEVTFEPATDGGTTVRLEHRNLSNYGAKAEEARASLDSEGGWAGLLAAFVAKAG
- a CDS encoding transporter substrate-binding domain-containing protein — its product is MKKTTAIMASALAVAAGLMSMPAQAEDKKWTKVTIATEGAFPPYNLTKADGTLDGYEIELSKILCDHMKVECTVIAQSFDGLIPALNAGKFDAIMAGMSATEKRKEVIDFSVSYGSTGQAFATLKGGDLETLPMKGELFSLASNEAGARKAVDELKPLIEGKTIGVQTASIAARFIDEYLKDVVEVREYKTTEQHDLDLVAGRVDFVMASMGYLKTTVAKPANSDMVITGPRFQGGFLGAGSSVGLRKTDPELKALFDDAIAAAKADGTIKRLSEKWFGFDLTPQ
- a CDS encoding ABC transporter ATP-binding protein, with the protein product MSAAFTAPVAIRVHDLHKSFGPVEVLKGVSLDAREGEVISILGSSGSGKSTLLRCINMLEVPNSGTIEVAGEAIRLKSSSDGRSRPADQRQVDRIRSELGMVFQSFNLWSHKTVLENVIEAPVHVLKRPRTEAIEEAEALLAKVGIADKRNHYPSHLSGGQQQRAAIARALAMRPKAMLFDEPTSALDPELVGEVLRVMRGLAEEGRTMLVVTHEMGFARDVSSRVVFVHKGTIEEEGPPHEVFTRSKSERFRQFIKS
- a CDS encoding ABC transporter permease produces the protein MDIKFALETFWSLLAALPLTLELAATSIALGSVLALGLALARLSGILALDLFARTYVFLFRGTPLLVQIFLIYYGLSQFPAVRHSIFWPLLREPYWCAVLALMLNTAAYASEIIRGGLISVPHGQVEAARACGMGRFMIFRRIVMPQALRQALPGYGNEMISMVKATSLASIITLMEITGVAAKLISESYRVIEVFVVAGFIYLAINFALTRLVAFAEHRLNPQLRAPLAISAQLKGEAH
- a CDS encoding ABC transporter permease, whose translation is MTEPGFLDIISFGADGWGPALAAGAWMTILIAIAGFVIGGVIGTFGAWAKISGGPIVRRCAETYTTVLRGIPDLLVIYLFYFGGSAVVTAIGQLFGAEGFVSFPGFIAGALAVGITSGAQQTEVYRGAFRAVHPGELEAATACGMGRLLKFRRITAPLTLRYALPGLGNVWQVVLKESALVSVTGVVELLRQAQIGAGSTSRPFDFFFIAAMIYLAISTVSGLVLQATERRFSRGVRRG
- a CDS encoding M20 family metallopeptidase; translation: MKNADAVWDLLEAKRERFFVLSDRVWDTPETNYEEFSSSAEHARLLEAEGFRVSRGIAGMPTAVMGEAGEGGPVIAILGEFDALPGLSQAAGVAEERPLTEGGNGHGCGHNLLGAGSMMAATAVKDYLALNGIKGRVRYYGCPAEEGGSSKGFMVRAGVFDDVDIAISWHPAPFAGVNNPISLACNELDFRFSGRASHASAAPHLGRSALDALELMNVGVNYLREHMPSSARIHYAVTDTGGNAPNVVQARAKARYLVRARSLPELLDLVERVRSVAKGAALMTGTTVTDEIVSGDANLVGNTPLEALMHRQLEHLGPPAFDADDRNMAAKFQETFTGEDIASAFERFGLKLRRGVALCDTIFPPENGAGTLVGSTDVGTVSWVVPTVQMRGATYAIGTPGHSWQLVAQGKLPAAHKGMEHAAKVMASTAVELILDPALIAAAKADHAARLEGTPFVNPIPDDVDPPIPGVSHG